In Danio rerio strain Tuebingen ecotype United States chromosome 9, GRCz12tu, whole genome shotgun sequence, the genomic window CTGAGAAATCTCAGCTACAGTCAAACAGCCCTTCACGTCTTGCTTGTTAGCGAATATCAACAAACCAGCTTTTTTCAGATCCTAATAATAAGAAATAAGGAAGTGAAATCAAATGTTGTCTGagcagacaagaaaaaaaaaacatactaatgCCTTTGACATATACTGGCCTCGTGAGCTAACATCCTGTAGAGCTCCTCTCTGGTCACGGAGATCCTCTCTCGGTCAGTGCTGTCCACCACCACGATCACAAACTGCACACAAGAGACACATGTTAAGGAGACATTCCCTTCACCCTTTCAGAGAGATCTCAGGACATCTACCTCTGTGTTGGTGTAGTAAGTGTTCCATGAGGAGCGCAGCGACTCCTGTCCTCCAATGTCCCACATGAGGAAGTGTGTATTGTTCACCACAATCTCTTCCACATTGCTGCCTATGGTGGGTGAAGTGTGGACCACCTCATTCATAGAGCTGGagatatgagagagagagagattgttgaATTTATTGCCATCAGCTTCTCTGGCTAGTTCAATTTCAAAACCAAATCAAATTTACAACATTTCATCACTTTTCTCTaataatttatatacatatataacaa contains:
- the arl5a gene encoding ADP-ribosylation factor-like protein 5A produces the protein MGIIFTKLWRLFNHQEHKVIIVGLDNAGKTTILYQFSMNEVVHTSPTIGSNVEEIVVNNTHFLMWDIGGQESLRSSWNTYYTNTEFVIVVVDSTDRERISVTREELYRMLAHEDLKKAGLLIFANKQDVKGCLTVAEISQSLQLTSVKDHQWHIQACCALTGEGLCQGLEWMMSRLRVR